GGcataagaaaaataattagtAATAtagtttaaaattatatagaaGATGTTTGTATAAACTAGGATAAATACAGTTGATAGAagtagaataaaaaaaacattaatgTACATAGAAGGAAGAGTCTTTAGCtaactattattatataatgaaGAATAGTTGCAAAATAGTTTTGATAGCATTGTAGTACTAAAACCcataaaataaatgatagacgattattagataatattggaaaagagaaaagaaaaatgaaatatgaGAAATCAACAAAGAGatcgaaaaaaaaaaaaaatacttgaAAGGAACATTTAAATACTGAAGAACATGAAAGGTGTGTATATGCATATGAgctaatgaaaatgtttAGGCATCTCTGCAAATATCTATGAATTCTTGTTCATTAATTTCCCCATCTCCATCcaaatcaaattcttcaatcaTAGCTCTCATCTCTTCATCTGTTAAATTCTCACCTAATTCATTGGCAACTcttcttaaattttttaaactaatTTTCCCTGtgttatcatcatcaaacAATTTGAATGCTCTcttaatttcttctaatGGATCTCTTTGCAAAATCTTTTGTCCAacaacaaagaaaaagtcATTATAATCTATCAATCGACGCCCGGTTTTATCGTAGTCATCTAATATTCTTAACACTTCTTGCTTACTCAGATTGAAACCAAGAGCCCTAAATGCTACTTTCAATTCATGATAATCTAAAAGACCATCTTCgtttaaatcaaatactGCAAATACTTCATAAATTTCTTGTCTTTGTTCTTCTAATAgatgtttttttaaattatccaaGTCAGTTTGATCATCAACAACTCTTTTATTTctgttattattcatattgataattgataattgataataataattggatATTAGAATGCAGGagtaattattttataaaactgagaattagaataatataaatttatttttttattattattactttaattattatttctattactatataattgtttttatttcttttgctTCTTACTTTTAAATTCGGAAAGAAGAATCCAATACATCTATACACCACATACAAAaagtaataacaataataataaaaacaaatcaaTGCactaaaaaaagattagtCCAAATATATGAGTTATTTATGAAATGAGGCATGATTAAAATTGGAGATCGTGTCACTGTTAATAATCGAGTTGGTTCAGTACGATTTATTGGTAATACTTCATTTGCTAAGGGGATTTGGTATGGTATTGAATTAGATCTACCTGAaggtaaaaataatggaaCTATTAACGATGTGAAGTATTTCGAAACTGATGCAAATCATGGTgtatttgttaaattacCATTTGTCAAGAAATTAGAAGGAGACTCTACTGTGATTAGTGAAGAATCTCAAAAGGAACAAAAGTTAGAGATAAtcattgaattattacaagATAAGATTTACAActataatattgaaaattctcaattaaaagaacaaatccaaaaattaactattaaaattgaatcaCAAAATTCATCTGATCAAGTTATTGGttcattatcaaatgaGACTGATAGTTTAcgtttgaaatttgaagatttgAAGAATCAATTAGAAGCTTATAAagatcaaattcaaaaaaatgagAATTTCCAACATttatatgaaaatattttaaaacaaaatgaagtgttaaaaaatgaaaatgcacaacaattaaaacaattaaacaatattacaccaagaaaaattaaacaaacaATATCAGTacctaatgaaaatgaattatatcaaactcaaacattaaaatatagatctgaattattattgaatgtTTTCCTTTCGAATGATATTTCATATGTCAATGCCAATATATTggagaatttttttaaatttatgtacaattatctaaatgagacttcaaatattttcccCAGCGAAAATACCGTCaataaattacaatttgaattttatttccaattcttgatatttttctataattatatcaatattatgaGTCAATCTAAAATAATAGATGAATCTAATGCACTTGAATTGATATGTCTCAATGAATATACgaatttggaaatattttacaagtCTATTGAATTGgagaaaaaatttcacGAGATCATAATATATCTCGATAATCATAACATCATTAATCAAAATTGGTCATTTTTGCAAAAAAtcttaaattatttgattaaaatttatttgcccaatttattaaatatagggatcaaaaattatgataatgattttattcaagaatttttaaaattattcaatattgaaatacctaaaaatttatctcaacttaaaaacaataatagttATGTTGATAATTCTTACTGTATGgctgaatttttcaaaattactGACATACTTgaagtattattttccaatgatttacaaataattttcgaatatttccaaaaattatCACATCAACTTTTAAACGTGGAACTAGAAGAAATATCTAATACAACCctttcaaattttgataatcaaatagttattaatgatattgatgaGAATATCGCAATGtacaaaaatcaaattgaagaattaacaATTCAATTGAACGAGAAAGATGAGGTTATTcaacaattacaattaaataaacgTTTGTATCAATCTATTAAACGAGACAATAATCAAAATGTTTTAGAGATCAATAAACTGAATAGACAGTTACAGGAAACGAttgaaatgaataaaaatttaaacaataaagttgaaaaatcaCAAACCCTTGAAAATTCATTGAAGGATcagataaataaattgaaatatcacaaatatcaaattataCCTACAGAAGTTGATAGTCAAACTCTACGAGAAATCCAAAGAATAGACACTGCTGAGCAATTATTAACACTTCGAAAGATATTCATACGACGAtctcaaaagaaaatggcTGATACCACTTTGATAGAGTTATCCAGACTTTCATGGCTCGATGAACCTAAATATCATCCTGTTttgaaatcaaataataacaagAATAATGCTTTACTTAACCAGTTCCATGATTTGAGTAAAACAATGGATAATTATTTAGAGAGttctaatgataatactACTATTAATACCCAATTATATAATGTCTTGGATGCATTTCGTACTAACAATGTATCTAAATAAAAACTAACTTCTTgtcaatatatatatatatatatatttttttccaatttcgcgtccttattttttttcgcGTCTTCTCATGTTCGATTCCTGAACTCAGAACTTTActaatttctattttttcattagttTTCCGATTTTTTTCTCGGCATGTGCCGACGGAAATAGCAAGAAATGCCGAGATAGGTGGCACTGTCAATTGCCGTGATTACAACTATTAACAAGACATTCCAGAACCAGGTTTTAACGTTTCAAGAACTTATAAACTGAGATTAGTAAATTGCAAAACATAGGCGTTGCAAATATTAACTCTATAtctctatatatatatctatgtatatgtatagatatatatataagattATAACAATCCACTCTATTATAAAAGGAATTCTAGGAATCTAAAGATACCGCCTTGCCCTTTTCTGTTAGACGTATTATACACCGTGTTAGGAGGATTAATACACCATTATACCTTTTAGACGAGTGGACTAAACTGATCATAAAGGGATTATCAGGTGAATAGACATTATTACTCAACAATAACATAtctatacatatatatatatatataaaataccCTACTATTCGTTGCACTGACATTTacgaaaagaaaaaaaaaaaaaataaaaaattgtacCAAGAGGGTAAACGCAtagcaaaaaaatattagtaacggtttttctattttaaacTACCATAACCATCCTTATTACCgttcaaatatttatgaaaAGATGAGATTGGGCCATAATCGTTATAATAGAATTCCCGATGATGACAATCAAACGGCAGTTGCTACTGATGATGATACACATATAAATATTCCTATACATAATGAGTTCGATGATATacaatttaatgaaaatgccGATACCAATATAACTGAAACTATGAATgatgctaataataataataataatattacaacTGATTTGCCAGATACTACATCGCCTATAGTGCCTTCTCTGCCTAGAAACCCTCCAATTTATCAAAGTCATAGtttcatcaataattaTCCTCGTAATGAAAatagattatttgaagGTTCTTCATCTACCATGGAACAAATGTCCGTAGAGGAACCAATTCTTAATCAAAAGACCACCATAAgagaaaaattgattttagCTAGAGATTCATTCACGGAAGCCGTCATCATACCtttcaaacaaaaaatttattacccAGTCACATTGATTTTCACTATTCTATCAGAAAGacttaattattatttaggTAAAATTGGTAATCCGttcattttgaaaagattCTTTTACATTGTCTTAATGACTGTGATATTATATCTAATTAGATCTTCTGGTTTATTATATACTCATCATGCTTATGCTATTCGTGGTATGTTTTCAGAACAATCAATACTGGTGAAATATATGCAAACAACTGtagattttaataaattcgAAAGggatttggaatatttgaGTAGTATGCAACATATGACAGGCACAAAAGGTGATATGGCActtgtaaattatattcaacaatctttttcaaacaatgggttgaaattattaaaggaaAATACTTATTCAACTTATTCGACTTATCCAAACATTAATGATACATTCCTAAGAGCTGTATCAGATGATGGCAAGACAATCATGGATTTCGATCTAACTATTGATAATTTCCAATCAATGTCTATTAATGGTGAACTTTCAAAGACCCCTATACTTTATGGGTACAAAGGTAGATACCAAGATCTAGCAGCTTTACaagattcaaatattattagccAAGATCAAGATTATATGCTTCTACTTGAATATGACGATGATATTCTTGTTAGTGAACAGATATTAATGGctcaaaaatttaattcaaaagcCGTTATTTTCATTTCCAATGAAATCAATGGTGATAAggatataattaaattaagaTCTGTATCGTTCCCTCAATTTTCAATGGGAGATCCATTAACTCCAGGCTGGCATGGTGATACTAATCCATTAATTTTTGCTAATGAATCACTAGCATTACAATCAATCTTAACTCTACCTATATCCTTTAATGAtggtgaaaaattattatcacaTCTATCAAAggataatatcaattttgaaaataataaatatagtGGTAAAATTGGAGATCTTTATATTGacctaaaaataaataatacaattcGTGAAAGACATCCAACTTTCGATATCATTGGGAAAATTGAAGGTAAAGAACAAAGTGATAAAGCTGTTGCCATAGTAGCAGGCAGAAACTCAATTAGTTTTGGTGCTCAATATCCAAATATGGGGACTTCTGCTCTATTGACCATAGTCGAATTGATGCAAAGAGttcattttgaatataattggAAACCTTTAAGAAACATTTATTTCATATCGTTTGGTGGCgatgaatttaattatGCTGGTGCAactgaattattagaagaacGATTAAAACCATTTAAGGATGAAgtttattctattattgatatttctCAAATTGGATTTGATTCAAATGTTTTAAGTGTTCAAACTCATCcacttttgaaaaatttatttcaaaatttaaatgatagAGATTTACATATTGATATTTCACATGTGAAACAATATGGTAATTGGATTCCATTTATGGCAAATGGTATACCTGTTTCAGTTTTATCAAACCCAAACgttttaaaaagaaaaggcTATATCGATACTTCAAAAGatacttttgaaaatttacaTGAGTTATTagttaaagatgaaaatagaaaaattttacagaatatttttacatttATTTTCGATACTATATTGAGATTATCTGACGATCCAGTAATCCCCTTCGATATTACAAATTATGCAAATACTTTGAGTGAATTACTTCATGATCTTGAAAAACAATATTCTGGCCGTTTGAATTTCGACTCTGTAATAAAAGGTTTATTAAGTTGGAAAAGTATTGGTGTAGATTCTCAACAATGGTTTATGACTTGGTCTAACATTGTATTGGCTCATAATGGTGGGCTTGAAccatctttattatcagtTAATAGATGGACCTGGAATAggaaatattcaaatattggACGTAGGCAATGTATACCAGAAGGTATTCCAAATAGGCCATTTTATAAGAATGTACTATTGGGCTCCTCATTTTGGCAATCCAGTGATAAAATGGAAGATCATTGGAGTTTCCCAGGTGTTAGAGATGCCatcaatgaaaatgattttgaaaaagcTCAAAGACAACTTGATATTGCAGGAGAGTCATTACAATCATCTGCTGCACTCTTTATTGAAGAAACAAATGATGTAGGGTTCAAATGATTAATAccaattaatgattttttttaaaacctTTTTCCTTATCTTGATTTAGGTTCAATTTTCATTCCTTCGTTTCTGTTgacatttttattgtttattattttttcccccttttcattttttattttactcCACATTTCCTTATTTCCATTCaaattgtatattattttatgctcacattttacttttcttCTATCTTTTTCTCTTATTTCATTATGATATTTGgtttatctattttttttttttacatatatatttgtatctATTACTAGATTATTTCATCACTTTTTTTAAGgttttactatttttataaacTCGATAAATTATGTATTCATTAGAACCTgcattatttcttttattctgcctttttttcttcactATTACAAAGAATTCTGAgatattaatttacaaaGAACACTAAGATCAcctgtatatattttctatgGAAATAACCTTTAGTTAGAGTTCTAACCTATGAAATAAGgcaaataatacaataaatGGCAATCTTAAATTGACTTTCGATTTCGTTTTTATAGCGATTTTTCATTGTTACATAATGGGATTTCTAGCTTaatcatcattaaatttgatttgtTCAATAAACGGAACCTCGTATAAGAAAAGTATCAAACcaagaatttcaaaaatataggAAATATATCgttcttaaaaaaaatacaataaaaatattacaaaactATAGTgtatctttattaataatttcccAATTAGTATTCattttaacttttaaaattgcaTAAAAGAGCAACTAACTTAATACGACTTAAACTTTTTGTTTCCATTCTTAAATATCTCCAAAATTGAAACACaaacaatataataatgtCCTTTTTTAATATGTTTTTAGGTGGTGGTGTCAAGACTAGTGATGATCCAACAGGATTTGCAGGAGGCGATGGTGGTGACACATTCAATCAAAATGGTCAAGAACCAATAGTACATGCAGAATTTTATCCAAGAACGTTACTCCAGTTCAATGGAATAAATGACCCAAGAATATTTCTAGGCATATGTGGCAAAGTATATGATTGTACATCTGGTGCTCAATTTTATGGGCCAGGTGGTCCTTATGAAAATTTTGCAGGGCATGATGCTTCAAGAGGATTAGCTTTGAATTCTTTTGATCCTTCTGTTATTAGAGAATGGGATCAACCGATGGATgaattgaaagatttagaTGAATCACAGGTAGAAGCTCTTCAAAGTTGGGtagatttttttgataataaataccCAATTGTTGGTACATTAGTCCCAGAACCTGGTATTAATACTGTTGactgataatgaaaattaacGAAATTTAAATGACATTAATGGCTTAAAAACATATgctttttataataaacaTAATATTACGTAACACAATATAACACAACATGatgcttttatttttttttttgttattagttAAGTATACATACCTTTAACttactatatatttatatattaatattgtgGCTCTTAACAAATATTTCCTGATGAAATTTATGTCTATTACATAAGGAAATTTCTTCCtatcttaatttttctacCATTTGTGAATGTGAAACGATATTTTTACTCATAAATTCTCTCTTTcgaatttcaaaaaatggtTTCTTTCCTTTccttttaaaataatcgTGGAgattaatgataatttttggAGGTGGaatcattttcttctttatttcCTTTGTCTCCTTTACTTCATTTACATCTCTTACTTCCTTTTCAcattctttattttgtatttcaaCTTGTGGATATTCCCCATCTTCTACTAAAAGTAAACCTTCATTGCTTAGGGGGGGTTTATTAGTAGCTGAATTCTCTAAAACAGTATCGTCTATAGCGGAATCCTCATCTATAATAGGATCATCATCTATTACAGGATTTTCCAAAACAGGATCAGTCATTATTGGTAAAGTAGGATTTCGTAAGGAGCCAAAATCTGATAATCTAATGGATTGAGATGGACCCccaaattcaatattttcaatatttgatGGAAGATTTAAAGTCTTAAtaacatttttatcatGAAATATTACTCTAAAATcagaattttttgaaatttcatttttaatgagATGAATTGTTTGTGCACATGTATAACTTGGATTTTGATCATTTTTAGGCACTTGTACCAATGGTTCAATAGTCAAAACTGTTggattttcttcattttgattatgattttgattatcCTCaatatgaattaaattttcttgtttCTTTGGCTTTGGCTTTACTTTTACTATTCTTTCTGTAAAACTCtctgaattaaaatatttaagttTATATCTTCTTTTAGATACCACATATCTTCCAAACCTTGTCTTCTGTAAAATATGAATTCTAGGTGAAGCAGAACAACCATCAGGGAACGTAGTAATCAACAAAGGCTTTCTATTTCTCGAAGCAGGCCTCAAACTTGTTTCAATATCTAACATATCTTCTCCTCTTAAACTTATCGTAGGACTATATAAATCGTTTATAGTTGTAGTAATAGCAGTTTTATTcgtattttttcttttatttttaatacttttaaaagTCAGTGTTCTATTTTTACAATGCAATTTATGTAATGACCATCTTTTTCTACATGGGTAACAATGTAACACGTTACCTATTTTAACCAATTTCATGGTAACCCATCTTGATTTAGATTTTCTAGGTATAGGTGCAgctttcatttttattttttttttagatatGTCTTAGAGTAAAAtactatttcttttttaattaattatttttatttatttttttatttttattttttgaatattaattattgaactttttattctttatttctGTTAGTCTCTCTTTCATTCCATGCTTTAcaattaatatcattatcaataaatatGTGACATTGTATAAGAATTATGTCGCAAAAAACTGCCGCTAATAATTTCGcgataataatttaaaggGAAGTTTGAAAACTTAAAagataatagaaaatattgtaaaACTGAAAATCTATTGTTTTCGAATACCATACTATAACAAAAACATATATAtccatttatatatataaataaataaatatatataaatagataAATAGCTAAAAGAGGCTGCCTACGTGATAATAAAGGAAATATATTatggaaaaattattttattataattctaGAGtatagaatttttattaagagTTAGATTTCTAAAGTAAGCATTATAGGTTAAAGTTCTATCGTAAGTgtttttattcattaatttaCTCTTATTGAATATAAGCTTCTCTCggtaaattatttatgcTACTTTGGAAACTTTTTAATGCATTATCATAATTCCAACCACTTTGTTCAGCAAGCATATAGGTGTATTcagaatttaattttgtttgTAAATGAAGTTTATTCAATGTATCTAACTGTATTGGATTCAAATTAGCTTGAATATTTGGAGGAAGTTGTAAAGTTGGAGCTAAAGAAATTGGGCCAGGTTGATTATTCATTGCATTAATTGGACCAGTAGCAGACATTCCTGGTTGCAGTCCATTATTTAGAGGATTAATCCCTTGATTTGTATTGTTTATACCACCTTGCATACCAAGAGGATTACCCATACCTTgctgatttattattggagGTTGTGGGCCAGGTATACCTgttggaatattattaacacCAGAAGCTGGAGTATTTGAAGTTGTACTGGTTGGGTTTTCTGGTTTTGGTATAGACcaagaatttgaagaatatgGACGAATTGTTAAGAGATCTGATGCAATAACAATCCCACCATTTGCTGGGGCAATAACCCATGATCTATCgaatgatttttttgataatttatttgtagAGGAAGAATAACCATgggaatattttttgtttctcgaattttttgaatttgaattatttgtgTTTAATGGTTTTTCagtttcattaaaataacCATGTAATGTAATCATAAATCCATTTAATTGCGATAATGAAATGGTTTGTACTGAATAACCATTAGGATCATCATCTAAATGGTGTTTTGTCATAGGTAATGACTTAAAACTATTGTTAATAGCTTCTTGGCCCATATATAACCTTTGTTGAACAGCTTTTTCAGAAGAgatttttgtaatattacGAGACGAAGAAAGATAATAACCAAATGAAGGATGTTGATCTGATTCTGGAACAGTTGAAGCTGGAATGGAGGAATCTACAGCATATGAAAATGAGGATTGTGGAGTGtataatggtaataattgATCTCTATTTGTATCCCAAcaatttaagaaatttttgataaaatcTAATGAAGATTGACCTAATTCACTTGTTTCAAAGAAGAATTGTTGAATTTGCATGGGTAGACTAAAAACAGATTTTAACTTTGCAGCATCTCTTACAACTACATTATCTAACATTACTAATTTAGGAAACAATCTTAACATTTCAGTTCGATAAGATCTATCATTAGTAATAGGGTTATTAAGCATCAATAAttcattcaattctttaaatttatttctcCAATTC
The window above is part of the Henningerozyma blattae CBS 6284 chromosome 2, complete genome genome. Proteins encoded here:
- the CDC31 gene encoding centrin (similar to Saccharomyces cerevisiae CDC31 (YOR257W); ancestral locus Anc_8.705); translated protein: MNNNRNKRVVDDQTDLDNLKKHLLEEQRQEIYEVFAVFDLNEDGLLDYHELKVAFRALGFNLSKQEVLRILDDYDKTGRRLIDYNDFFFVVGQKILQRDPLEEIKRAFKLFDDDNTGKISLKNLRRVANELGENLTDEEMRAMIEEFDLDGDGEINEQEFIDICRDA
- the NIP100 gene encoding Nip100p (similar to Saccharomyces cerevisiae NIP100 (YPL174C); ancestral locus Anc_8.704); the protein is MIKIGDRVTVNNRVGSVRFIGNTSFAKGIWYGIELDLPEGKNNGTINDVKYFETDANHGVFVKLPFVKKLEGDSTVISEESQKEQKLEIIIELLQDKIYNYNIENSQLKEQIQKLTIKIESQNSSDQVIGSLSNETDSLRLKFEDLKNQLEAYKDQIQKNENFQHLYENILKQNEVLKNENAQQLKQLNNITPRKIKQTISVPNENELYQTQTLKYRSELLLNVFLSNDISYVNANILENFFKFMYNYLNETSNIFPSENTVNKLQFEFYFQFLIFFYNYINIMSQSKIIDESNALELICLNEYTNLEIFYKSIELEKKFHEIIIYLDNHNIINQNWSFLQKILNYLIKIYLPNLLNIGIKNYDNDFIQEFLKLFNIEIPKNLSQLKNNNSYVDNSYCMAEFFKITDILEVLFSNDLQIIFEYFQKLSHQLLNVELEEISNTTLSNFDNQIVINDIDENIAMYKNQIEELTIQLNEKDEVIQQLQLNKRLYQSIKRDNNQNVLEINKLNRQLQETIEMNKNLNNKVEKSQTLENSLKDQINKLKYHKYQIIPTEVDSQTLREIQRIDTAEQLLTLRKIFIRRSQKKMADTTLIELSRLSWLDEPKYHPVLKSNNNKNNALLNQFHDLSKTMDNYLESSNDNTTINTQLYNVLDAFRTNNVSK
- the TBLA0B03690 gene encoding uncharacterized protein (similar to Saccharomyces cerevisiae TRE2 (YOR256C) and TRE1 (YPL176C); ancestral locus Anc_8.702), encoding MRLGHNRYNRIPDDDNQTAVATDDDTHINIPIHNEFDDIQFNENADTNITETMNDANNNNNNITTDLPDTTSPIVPSLPRNPPIYQSHSFINNYPRNENRLFEGSSSTMEQMSVEEPILNQKTTIREKLILARDSFTEAVIIPFKQKIYYPVTLIFTILSERLNYYLGKIGNPFILKRFFYIVLMTVILYLIRSSGLLYTHHAYAIRGMFSEQSILVKYMQTTVDFNKFERDLEYLSSMQHMTGTKGDMALVNYIQQSFSNNGLKLLKENTYSTYSTYPNINDTFLRAVSDDGKTIMDFDLTIDNFQSMSINGELSKTPILYGYKGRYQDLAALQDSNIISQDQDYMLLLEYDDDILVSEQILMAQKFNSKAVIFISNEINGDKDIIKLRSVSFPQFSMGDPLTPGWHGDTNPLIFANESLALQSILTLPISFNDGEKLLSHLSKDNINFENNKYSGKIGDLYIDLKINNTIRERHPTFDIIGKIEGKEQSDKAVAIVAGRNSISFGAQYPNMGTSALLTIVELMQRVHFEYNWKPLRNIYFISFGGDEFNYAGATELLEERLKPFKDEVYSIIDISQIGFDSNVLSVQTHPLLKNLFQNLNDRDLHIDISHVKQYGNWIPFMANGIPVSVLSNPNVLKRKGYIDTSKDTFENLHELLVKDENRKILQNIFTFIFDTILRLSDDPVIPFDITNYANTLSELLHDLEKQYSGRLNFDSVIKGLLSWKSIGVDSQQWFMTWSNIVLAHNGGLEPSLLSVNRWTWNRKYSNIGRRQCIPEGIPNRPFYKNVLLGSSFWQSSDKMEDHWSFPGVRDAINENDFEKAQRQLDIAGESLQSSAALFIEETNDVGFK
- the DAP1 gene encoding Dap1p (similar to Saccharomyces cerevisiae DAP1 (YPL170W); ancestral locus Anc_8.701) — its product is MSFFNMFLGGGVKTSDDPTGFAGGDGGDTFNQNGQEPIVHAEFYPRTLLQFNGINDPRIFLGICGKVYDCTSGAQFYGPGGPYENFAGHDASRGLALNSFDPSVIREWDQPMDELKDLDESQVEALQSWVDFFDNKYPIVGTLVPEPGINTVD
- the OSW1 gene encoding Osw1p (similar to Saccharomyces cerevisiae OSW1 (YOR255W); ancestral locus Anc_8.700) gives rise to the protein MKAAPIPRKSKSRWVTMKLVKIGNVLHCYPCRKRWSLHKLHCKNRTLTFKSIKNKRKNTNKTAITTTINDLYSPTISLRGEDMLDIETSLRPASRNRKPLLITTFPDGCSASPRIHILQKTRFGRYVVSKRRYKLKYFNSESFTERIVKVKPKPKKQENLIHIEDNQNHNQNEENPTVLTIEPLVQVPKNDQNPSYTCAQTIHLIKNEISKNSDFRVIFHDKNVIKTLNLPSNIENIEFGGPSQSIRLSDFGSLRNPTLPIMTDPVLENPVIDDDPIIDEDSAIDDTVLENSATNKPPLSNEGLLLVEDGEYPQVEIQNKECEKEVRDVNEVKETKEIKKKMIPPPKIIINLHDYFKRKGKKPFFEIRKREFMSKNIVSHSQMVEKLR
- the MEX67 gene encoding Mex67p (similar to Saccharomyces cerevisiae MEX67 (YPL169C); ancestral locus Anc_8.699), with protein sequence MNNNFHNNVNNLGMYAQQQQQMNRVKICVRNVQGLSMQQLLNFVSKNARVSLMDAKFEGNTIVGYVNNRQDAQLLNKWNGVRLGNCNLKFEIMDGQNSSPHTQSTIMMLKNFLYRRYNPQQKMLDLSSLHNDQELVQNGLFSSIATQSKMFPALMKVISQEPQLIIESVNLAGNNLKDIFGITTLAQTIPNLKNLCLANNQISAFKSMENWRNKFKELNELLMLNNPITNDRSYRTEMLRLFPKLVMLDNVVVRDAAKLKSVFSLPMQIQQFFFETSELGQSSLDFIKNFLNCWDTNRDQLLPLYTPQSSFSYAVDSSIPASTVPESDQHPSFGYYLSSSRNITKISSEKAVQQRLYMGQEAINNSFKSLPMTKHHLDDDPNGYSVQTISLSQLNGFMITLHGYFNETEKPLNTNNSNSKNSRNKKYSHGYSSSTNKLSKKSFDRSWVIAPANGGIVIASDLLTIRPYSSNSWSIPKPENPTSTTSNTPASGVNNIPTGIPGPQPPIINQQGMGNPLGMQGGINNTNQGINPLNNGLQPGMSATGPINAMNNQPGPISLAPTLQLPPNIQANLNPIQLDTLNKLHLQTKLNSEYTYMLAEQSGWNYDNALKSFQSSINNLPREAYIQ